The genomic stretch TTCCATCAGGCTGCTTCCAAGATCCGGTTCAATTCCGGCCATTATTGTATCGTGCTCCTTGATTATTTTCACGTGAGAGCCCAGTCTGCTTAACGCCTGACCCAGCTCGAGTCCTATGGAGCCTCCACCAATTACTGCAAGTGTTTGCGGGACCCTGTTAATATCCCACACATTGTCACTTGTCAGGTAACCTGTTTCTTGGAGCCCTTTTATTTTATTTATCTTCGTAGAAGAGCCTGTAGCAATAATAAAGTTGAACCCACTAACGACAATCTCCTCTGAACCGCTCTTTACCGCAATCTTATCACGATCAATAAAAGTGGCTCTCCCTTCAAAAACCTTGATGTTGTCATACAATTTCAGAACATTTGTATATTTTTCAGTCCTCTCTTCTAAGACGGTTTTCTTCAGTGAAGCCATAAGTTTTCGAAAATCAATCTTGGCGACGCCTGGGGGTATTCCGGGATATTTCGGGTTGGTCAGTGTGTGCACAACCTTAGCTGCCTCTATGATATATTTCGATGGGACGCAGCCAACATTAACGCATGTCCCTCCAAGAGGACCGAACCCAATCATTGCTAAGGAAGCCTGCCCAGAGGTTAGCTCACTCGCCTTTATGGCAGCAGAAAAAGCCGCAGCACCTCTCCCTATAATTACAATATCGAAAACCTCCGTCAACGAGTCACTCAACCTTTCTTACCTGGACCTTATATTGTGAGTCCTTTCCGAATATGGGTAATTTTTCTAAATCCTCTGGTGAGACATTGGTGTCATCAATAACTGCTGAAGCCATACCATCTTTGAGAGAGACTAATACATCATTGGCCCCGCCATCCGTTAAACCTTTTCCCACGTGATCCACACAATCATCGCATGTCATTCCAAATACTTTCATGGTAACTTTCCGTGTTGCCATATGCTATGATTGAAACATTCTATATTTAGAAGTAAGTAAACTTTTCTTTACCTTCAGTAAACTTATATCAGTTGGACAAATGAGTAACATAGTTCAATGTCAGATAAATACAGAAAAGAACCCGACAAACTGGAACGCATCCGCATGGAAAACCGCAATATCTCCTGCATGATTAGGATTGCCGACACTGAACTGTGCATAGATCCATCTCTCCCTTTTCTCGATCTGTTAGGAAAAAAATATACTGTATTGATCCTCGGTGTAATCGGAAACAAATCTGAGGGGGCGAACTTCAATGAGATTCTCAGGGATATCCCATTCTCCAGCTCTACAATCATATCCAAGAGACTGAAGGAACTAGTGAACCTTGATATCATTTTTAAGACTGATCGAGGTGACAGAACGACATACTTTCTGACCGAGCAAGGTCAGATACTGAGGGATGCACTTATTCCTCTTATTAAAACGCTGGCAGGATTGGGCTTGCATAGTTAGTTCTGCTGCAATTCTCCAAACGAAGTATAGCAGATCGTGCGCCTGTGGATCACGCATATTGACTGATCGCTGTTGCTATCCTCATTATCACCAGTTCTTAAACACTGGAGGACAGCAATTGTATTTACAGACATTTGCGAGTATTCTCTTAAAACATTGATCAATTTCCCATAGGTTCATAGACCATGCACCTGACCTCAAGGGGGTGAGGATACCACGGCTTAAAATTCAATTTTTGCTAATCTCTTTCGTGTTGGATGAGTTATCTAATTATCTTATGGAGGAAGCTTGGAGGTACAGGAGCAGGCCTGAAATGATGCTAAAGAAGTGCCATGAAGCACTCAAAAATTATAATGGAAATCCCGTAGAATTGTTCGAATATGCGAATGCATTAAATTTTCTGGGAAGGAATTCTGAGGAAATTCTACTATATCGAAAAGCCTTAATATTAGGATTCTTAGGAATTAACGGATTTTGGGGGAAGTCGGAGGA from Thermoplasmataceae archaeon encodes the following:
- a CDS encoding helix-turn-helix domain-containing protein, which produces MSDKYRKEPDKLERIRMENRNISCMIRIADTELCIDPSLPFLDLLGKKYTVLILGVIGNKSEGANFNEILRDIPFSSSTIISKRLKELVNLDIIFKTDRGDRTTYFLTEQGQILRDALIPLIKTLAGLGLHS
- a CDS encoding FAD-dependent oxidoreductase: MTEVFDIVIIGRGAAAFSAAIKASELTSGQASLAMIGFGPLGGTCVNVGCVPSKYIIEAAKVVHTLTNPKYPGIPPGVAKIDFRKLMASLKKTVLEERTEKYTNVLKLYDNIKVFEGRATFIDRDKIAVKSGSEEIVVSGFNFIIATGSSTKINKIKGLQETGYLTSDNVWDINRVPQTLAVIGGGSIGLELGQALSRLGSHVKIIKEHDTIMAGIEPDLGSSLME
- a CDS encoding copper-binding protein, producing the protein MATRKVTMKVFGMTCDDCVDHVGKGLTDGGANDVLVSLKDGMASAVIDDTNVSPEDLEKLPIFGKDSQYKVQVRKVE